From a single Myxocyprinus asiaticus isolate MX2 ecotype Aquarium Trade chromosome 47, UBuf_Myxa_2, whole genome shotgun sequence genomic region:
- the LOC127436980 gene encoding pleiotrophin-A-like: MQKQWVFVAFIALLIVTATLADGGKTEKQGKKERKSDCGEWQWSVCVANEGDCGLGTREGTRTGTDCKQTIKTQRCKIPCNWKKQFGGECKYDFQEWGECDSTMGMKTRTGVLKRALMDANCPNTVSATKPCGKPKTKLQDSRKPKRDGKKKERSPTD, translated from the exons ATGCAGAAGCAGTGGGTGTTTGTGGCTTTTATAGCCCTCCTGATTGTCACAGCGACGCTGGCAGATGGTGGGAAAACGGAGAAACAAG GTAAGAAAGAGCGTAAATCAGATTGTGGCGAGTGGCAGTGGAGCGTGTGTGTGGCTAACGAGGGTGACTGTGGTCTGGGCACTAGAGAGGGCACACGCACTGGCACTGACTGTAAACAGACCATCAAAACCCAGCGCTGCAAAATCCCCTGCAACTGGAAAAAACAGTTTGGAG GCGAATGCAAGTATGACTTCCAGGAATGGGGAGAGTGTGATTCCACCATGGGAATGAAGACGCGTACCGGTGTGCTGAAGCGAGCGCTGATGGATgcaaactgcccaaatacagtCAGCGCCACCAAACCCTGCGGCAAACCCAAGACCAAGCTGCaag acTCACGGAAACCAAAACGAGATGGAAAAAAGAAGGAACGGAGCCCGACAGACTAG
- the LOC127436974 gene encoding muscarinic acetylcholine receptor M2-like: MDTINFTFWNASEANETMETVDESPYKTVEVVFIVLVAGSLSLVTVIGNILVMLSIKVNRSLQTVNNYFLFSLACADLIIGLCSMNLYTVYIVIGYWPLGPVVCDLWLALDYVASNASVMNLLIISFDRYFCVTKPLSYPVKRTTKMAGMMIAAAWVLSFILWAPAILFWQFIVGGRTVPEKECYIQFFSNAAVTFGTAIAAFYLPVIIMMVLYWQISRASKSRVKKDNRKPSGGNLDVASPSQTRENTTNKPKKPNNNNVTAEEADRRQTQITDDAANQHNAKLQNGKAPSTASGEVEGEGEEGVRGNCVPAEEKESSNDSTSGSGAITNQKEEAAPSTANDSQGPARHRSKAGGSKLTCIKINTKSPKGDCYAASNATVEIVPAVERQNHVARKIVKMTKQPPKKKKAPASREKKVTRTIMAILVAFVATWTPYNVMVLINTFCSSCIPNTMWTIGYWLCYINSTINPACYALCNITFKKTFKHLLLCQYKNIRSAR, translated from the coding sequence ATGGATACAATTAACTTCACCTTCTGGAATGCCTCTGAGGCCAACGAGACCATGGAGACGGTGGACGAGAGTCCGTATAAGACTGTGGAGGTGGTGTTCATTGTACTAGTGGCCGGCTCGCTTAGTCTGGTCACTGTAATCGGGAACATCTTAGTCATGCTCTCCATCAAGGTAAACAGGAGTCTGCAGACCGTCAACAACTACTTCCTGTTTAGCCTGGCCTGTGCTGACCTCATCATTGGCCTTTGCTCTATGAACTTGTATACAGTCTACATTGTGATTGGATACTGGCCACTTGGCCCAGTCGTGTGTGATTTGTGGTTGGCGCTGGACTATGTGGCGAGCAACGCCTCCGTCATGAACCTGCTCATCATTAGCTTTGATCGCTATTTTTGCGTCACCAAGCCACTCAGCTACCCGGTGAAGAGGACAACCAAAATGGCAGGCATGATGATTGCGGCAGCTTGGGTGTTGTCCTTCATCCTCTGGGCACCGGCCATCTTGTTCTGGCAGTTTATTGTCGGTGGACGCACAGTGCCAGAAAAAGAGTGTTACATTCAGTTCTTCTCCAATGCTGCGGTTACTTTCGGCACAGCTATAGCCGCTTTCTACCTGCCCGTTATCATTATGATGGTTCTGTACTGGCAGATATCCCGTGCTAGCAAGAGCCGGGTCAAGAAAGATAACCGCAAGCCATCAGGCGGAAACCTTGATGTAGCTTCGCCCAGTCAGACTCGTGAAAACACGACCAACAAACCCAAAAAACCCAACAACAACAACGTAACAGCTGAAGAAGCAGACCGTCGTCAGACCCAGATAACAGATGACGCAGCCAACCAGCACAATGCCAAACTTCAGAATGGCAAAGCGCCATCCACAGCTAGTGGAGAAGTGGAAGGGGAGGGTGAAGAGGGAGTACGAGGAAACTGCGTGCCCGCCGAGGAAAAAGAAAGCTCCAATGACTCCACCTCCGGAAGTGGCGCCATAACCAATCAGAAAGAGGAGGCAGCACCATCTACAGCCAACGACAGCCAAGGTCCTGCAAGGCATCGCTCTAAGGCTGGAGGTTCCAAACTTACGTGCATCAAGATCAACACCAAATCGCCAAAAGGAGATTGTTACGCTGCCTCGAACGCTACCGTGGAGATCGTTCCGGCTGTAGAGAGGCAGAACCACGTGGCGAGGAAGATTGTGAAGATGACCAAGCAGCCGCCCAAGAAGAAAAAAGCACCAGCCTCACGGGAAAAGAAGGTGACGCGCACCATCATGGCCATCCTGGTGGCGTTTGTGGCTACCTGGACGCCCTACAACGTGATGGTCCTTATCAACACCTTCTGTTCCAGCTGCATTCCCAACACGATGTGGACCATCGGATACTGGCTCTGTTACATCAACAGCACCATCAACCCCGCCTGCTACGCCCTCTGCAACATCACCTTCAAAAAGACCTTCAAACATCTGCTGCTCTGCCAGTACAAAAACATACGCTCAGCACGATGA